In Synechococcus sp. HK05, one DNA window encodes the following:
- a CDS encoding HAD family hydrolase, whose amino-acid sequence MRRLTWWRLRRRLAAMQVVVLDVDGVLTDGGLWYGPEGELIKRFDVRDGLGIRLLQHAGLEVAFLSGGRGGATEVRAQQLGIRHCLVGAKDKPVALAGLRQQLGVTAEQIVFVGDDVNDLALQGAVGLLVATADAAAPLRRRADAVLRRNGGHGAVRELAERLLQARGLWAQLSREGWRDRND is encoded by the coding sequence ATGCGCAGGCTCACCTGGTGGCGACTGCGCCGGCGGCTCGCGGCGATGCAGGTGGTGGTGCTCGATGTGGACGGGGTGCTCACCGATGGCGGCCTCTGGTACGGGCCGGAGGGTGAGCTGATCAAGCGTTTTGATGTGCGCGATGGCCTTGGCATCCGGCTGCTGCAGCACGCCGGCCTGGAGGTGGCTTTTCTCAGCGGCGGCCGCGGCGGCGCCACTGAGGTGCGCGCGCAGCAGCTGGGCATCCGCCACTGTCTGGTGGGCGCAAAGGACAAACCGGTGGCCCTGGCTGGCTTGCGTCAGCAGCTAGGGGTGACCGCCGAGCAGATTGTGTTTGTGGGCGACGATGTGAACGACCTGGCGCTGCAGGGCGCCGTGGGGCTGCTGGTGGCCACGGCTGATGCGGCGGCACCGTTGCGTCGCCGCGCTGATGCGGTGCTGCGCCGCAACGGCGGCCATGGTGCGGTGCGCGAGCTGGCGGAGCGCCTCCTGCAGGCGCGGGGGCTGTGGGCGCAGCTCAGCCGCGAGGGCTGGCGCGATCGCAACGATTAA
- a CDS encoding SIS domain-containing protein: MSALTRCLEEEAAAIAAAAKRLPADQVEAALALLDACASQRGKLVITGVGKSGIVARKIAATFASIGLMAIYLNPVDALHGDLGVVAPEDVALLLSNSGETDELLQILPHLRRRGTARIALVGRVTSTLARGCDAVLDGSVDREVCPLNLAPTASTAVAMAIGDALAAVWMERRGVSPEDFALNHPAGSLGKQLTLTAADLMVPVSRLVPLRVDTSLPEVIAHLTADGVGACWVGRDGEITRIHGLITDGDLRRALQTHGAEQWSRLTAADLMTEDPITVLESTLAIEAIERMERNRRKAIGVLPVVDEQNRMQGLLRLHDLVQAGLA; this comes from the coding sequence ATGTCAGCGCTGACCCGTTGCCTAGAGGAGGAAGCGGCAGCCATCGCAGCGGCGGCGAAGCGTTTGCCGGCTGACCAAGTGGAAGCCGCGTTGGCATTGCTCGATGCCTGTGCCAGTCAGCGCGGCAAGTTGGTGATCACTGGGGTTGGGAAGAGCGGCATCGTGGCGCGCAAGATCGCCGCCACCTTCGCCTCCATTGGACTGATGGCGATCTACCTCAACCCGGTGGATGCCTTGCATGGTGATCTAGGCGTTGTGGCCCCAGAAGATGTGGCTTTGCTGCTCTCGAATAGCGGTGAAACGGATGAGTTGCTGCAGATCCTTCCCCACTTGAGACGCCGCGGCACGGCCCGGATTGCCCTGGTGGGTCGTGTGACCTCAACCCTCGCCCGTGGATGCGATGCGGTGTTGGATGGCTCGGTGGATCGAGAGGTGTGTCCACTGAACCTGGCCCCCACGGCCAGTACGGCTGTCGCGATGGCGATCGGCGATGCGCTGGCGGCTGTGTGGATGGAGCGGCGCGGGGTGTCGCCGGAGGATTTTGCGTTGAACCACCCAGCCGGTTCGCTGGGGAAGCAACTCACACTCACGGCAGCGGATTTGATGGTGCCGGTAAGTCGTCTTGTGCCGCTTCGCGTCGATACCTCGCTCCCGGAAGTGATTGCTCACCTCACCGCCGACGGTGTGGGGGCTTGTTGGGTTGGCCGTGATGGAGAGATCACCCGCATCCATGGCCTGATCACCGATGGTGATCTGCGCCGGGCTTTGCAGACCCATGGCGCCGAACAGTGGAGCCGCCTCACGGCGGCGGATCTGATGACGGAAGATCCCATCACGGTGTTGGAATCCACCCTGGCGATTGAGGCGATTGAACGCATGGAGCGCAATCGTCGCAAGGCGATTGGCGTGCTCCCGGTGGTGGATGAGCAGAACCGGATGCAGGGATTGTTGCGGTTACACGATCTGGTGCAGGCGGGGCTGGCCTGA
- a CDS encoding HEAT repeat domain-containing protein, with translation MDFDALREAIASDNPGRARPALASLVDATPEQAEPLLLLGLQQSDMLLRQLSCSGLGHKPTPAGWEPLVHALQHDPEVAVRAEAANALVSHGFEQAWPLVLAAFEREQEWLLRCSVLSAVAEHPEVQPEQLLRLAQLAIADADGTVRVGGAEILGRLVREADLASVAAEQARVELRRLLQDADHRVVGAALNGLQH, from the coding sequence ATGGATTTCGACGCTCTGCGTGAGGCGATCGCTTCCGATAACCCCGGCCGGGCTCGCCCTGCCCTCGCCAGCCTCGTGGACGCCACCCCCGAACAGGCTGAACCCCTCTTGCTCCTGGGGCTGCAACAGAGCGACATGCTGCTGCGCCAGCTGAGCTGTTCAGGCCTGGGCCACAAGCCCACGCCGGCGGGTTGGGAGCCCTTGGTTCATGCCCTGCAGCACGATCCGGAGGTGGCGGTGCGGGCCGAGGCGGCGAACGCCTTGGTGAGCCATGGCTTTGAGCAGGCTTGGCCCTTGGTGCTGGCAGCCTTTGAGCGGGAACAGGAGTGGCTGCTGCGTTGCAGCGTGCTCTCTGCGGTGGCGGAGCACCCGGAGGTGCAGCCGGAACAGCTGCTGCGGCTGGCCCAGCTGGCAATCGCCGATGCGGATGGCACGGTGAGGGTGGGAGGAGCTGAGATCTTGGGCCGTTTGGTGCGTGAAGCTGATCTTGCTTCTGTCGCCGCAGAGCAAGCCCGCGTTGAACTGCGCCGCCTCCTGCAGGACGCTGACCATCGCGTGGTGGGGGCAGCCCTGAACGGCCTTCAGCATTGA
- a CDS encoding DUF3188 domain-containing protein, which yields MSRDLLALATPLLILVGLVGLALRQGSDRLQALPALVIGVALLVQSALSRRRRRRALLNALQDQRGEC from the coding sequence ATGAGCCGCGATCTGCTCGCTCTGGCCACGCCGCTTTTGATCCTGGTGGGTCTGGTGGGCCTGGCCTTGCGGCAGGGCTCCGATCGGCTGCAGGCCCTGCCGGCCCTGGTGATCGGTGTGGCGTTGTTGGTACAGAGCGCGTTGAGCCGCCGGCGGCGGCGGCGGGCGCTGCTCAATGCCCTGCAGGATCAGCGCGGTGAGTGCTGA